The Neoarius graeffei isolate fNeoGra1 chromosome 12, fNeoGra1.pri, whole genome shotgun sequence genome window below encodes:
- the LOC132895780 gene encoding centrosomal protein of 135 kDa-like, translating to MPTGINCAGNKCYRLTAVCLLLTAVTVLWIKVTILTTNTNQLQTSYNTLIIERDQDQLQTRYNTLTIERDQLQTRYNTLTIERDQLQTRYNTLTIERDQLQTRYNTLTIERDQDQLQTRYNTLTIERDQLQTRYNTLTIERDQLQTRYNTLTIERDQLQTRYNTLTIERDQLQTRYSTTL from the exons ATGC CTACAGGAATCAACTGTGCAGGGAATAAATGTTATAGACTGACTGCAGTTTGTCTACTGCTGACTGCAGTCACAGTGCTGTGGATCAAAGTCACCATCCTAACTACAAACACCAACCAACTACAGACCAGTTACAACACCCTGATTATAGAGAGAGACCA AGACCAGTTACAGACCAGATACAACACCCTGACTATAGAAAGAGACCAGTTACAGACCAGATACAACACCCTGACTATAGAAAGAGACCAGTTACAGACCAGATACAACACCTTGACAATAGAGAGAGACCAGTTACAGACCAGATACAACACCCTGACTATAGAGAGAGACCA AGACCAGTTACAGACCAGATACAACACCCTGACTATAGAAAGAGACCAGTTACAGACCAGATACAACACCCTGACTATAGAAAGAGACCAGTTACAGACCAGATACAACACCTTGACAATAGAGAGAGACCAGTTACAGACCAGATACAACACCCTGACTATAGAGAGAGACCAGTTACAGACCAGATACAGTACAACACTTTGA